The following proteins are co-located in the Aquarana catesbeiana isolate 2022-GZ linkage group LG02, ASM4218655v1, whole genome shotgun sequence genome:
- the LOC141129936 gene encoding uncharacterized protein yields the protein MEWGMVPLEGGSLKSYVYLYQPEAPQIRDSRAHVFPSLLNQGNCSLVIDPVGIQDNGFFSLRLSIDGNNYQPSPTLNVKVLKDSNQNYADPNSRSFDLNAETDNGYLGHPEVEQTPKYTLFLCVGGGILTVLLAASMGAILYYELRVRKKKVDGLRLAEEGYAGPNSTDSDIHQDTSSRSANPPAADDKDSHVTAWSEIYDTPQINENSAPGVHSIIPAEMMSEGLPLNFNIQVTYTCTCVPPKIEPSISSFNLCVPPEVASLPSAVKLYMPATQGHHACTCVPAQMCSISLLPPVASSSSS from the exons ATGGAGTGGGGGATGGTCCCCTTGGAAGGTGGATCGCTTAAATCGTACGTTTACCTTTACCAGCCAGAAGCGCCACAGATCCGGGACAGCAGGGCCCATGTGTTTCCGTCACTTCTCAATCAAGGGAACTGCTCTCTTGTCATTGACCCCGTTGGCATACAAGACAATGGGTTTTTTTCACTCCGTCTTAGTATAGATGGCAACAACTATCAACCATCTCCAACTTTAAATGTGAAAGTTCTCAAGGATTCAA ATCAGAACTATGCTGATCCTAACAGCAGAAGTTTTGACCTTAATGCAGAAACGGATAATGGCTACTTAGGACATCCAGAAGTGGAGCAAACGCCGAAATACACCTTATTTCTGTGTGTTGGAGGGGGAATTCTAACTGTACTATTGGCAGCATCTATGGGAGCAATCCTTTACTA tgagCTACGAGTTCGCAAGAAAAAAGTAGATGGATTAAGGTTGGCAGAAGAAGGATATGCAGGTCCAAATTCTACAGATTCTGATATACATCAAGACACATCAAGTAGAAGTGCCAACCCTCCAGCAGCTGACGACAAGGACAGCCATGTAACTGCATGGTCTGAAATATATGACACGCCTCAGATCAATGAGAATTCTGCACCAGGTGTCCATAGCATCATACCTGCTGAAATGATGTCTGAAGGCCTGCCACTTAACTTCAATATTCAAGTGACATACACATGTACTTGTGTTCCTCCAAAGATAGAGCCTTCCATATCCTCTTTTAATCTCTGTGTCCCACCAGAAGTGGCCTCGTTACCATCAGCAGTAAAGCTTTATATGCCAGCAACACAGGGACACCATGCATGTACATGTGTGCCAGCACAAATGTGCTCCATTAGCCTGCTTCCACCTGTtgcctcttcctcctcatcttAG